From the genome of Impatiens glandulifera chromosome 9, dImpGla2.1, whole genome shotgun sequence, one region includes:
- the LOC124913794 gene encoding oligopeptide transporter 1-like, with product MNSTTSFLQSKKLDPEAPPSYVPSTELEVEEVNDSPIEQVRLTVSIEDNPKLPCLTFRTWVLGITCCALLSFLNQFFGYRQNALVVSSVSAQIVVLPIGRLMATYLPKKAVRLPGTKWSFSMNPGPFNLKEHVLITIFANSGSSSVYAVDILTIIKAFYYRPIHPLAAMLLTLSTQMLGYGWAGIFRKFLVDSPYMWWPANLVQVSLFRALHEHEKRPKRGLTRLQFFLLVLVSSFAYYIVPNYLFPSITALSFVCWIWKDSVTAQQIGSGLKGLGVGAFAIDWSTVAGFLGSPLATPGFAIINILVGYVGVVYVLIPIAYWTNMFQAKKYPLFSSHVFDDQGLPYNVSIVLNQTLFEFDLEGYNGYSRVNLSIFFAFLYGLSFATLAATVSHVLLFHGRSIWQQSKASFEDKFGDVHTRIMRKNYDPVPQWWFYSLMVLVTGLAMLACEGFGRQLQLPYWGVILAMSLAFLFTLPVGVITATTNQQPGLNVITELIIGYIYPGKPLANVAFKTYGYISMSQAIMFLSDFKLGHYMKIPPKSMFVVQLVGTVVASSVYFGTAWWLLTTVDYICHPESLPEGSPWTCPGDDVFYNASVIWGVVSPLRMFGRLGNYMAMNYFFLIGALAPVPVWILSRIYPEKKWIRLINMPVILGGAGAMPPARAVNYNCWLAVGILFNLVVYRKYKGWWARHNYVLSAGLDAGVAFMAILSYFALQFRNINGIGWWGLELDDHCDLGGCPTAPGIKVDNCPVFN from the exons ATGAATTCCACGACATCGTTCTTGCAGTCGAAGAAGCTTGATCCAGAAGCACCTCCATCATATGTCCCAAGTACTGAATTAG AAGTCGAAGAAGTGAACGATTCTCCGATCGAGCAAGTCCGGCTAACAGTTTCCATAGAAGATAATCCGAAGCTTCCATGCTTGACATTCCGAACTTGGGTCTTGGGCATAACTTGTTGTGCCTTATTATCTTTCCTTAACCAATTCTTTGGTTATCGCCAAAATGCTCTTGTCGTTTCATCCGTCTCTGCTCAGATTGTGGTTTTACCCATCGGCCGTCTCATGGCAACCTACCTCCCCAAGAAGGCGGTTCGTCTTCCAGGCACAAAATGGTCTTTCTCCATGAATCCAGGTCCTTTCAACCTCAAAGAACATGTCCTCATCACCATCTTCGCCAATTCGGGTTCCAGTTCAGTTTACGCAGTGGACATACTCACAATTATCAAGGCCTTTTATTACAGACCAATCCATCCATTAGCTGCCATGCTTTTAACACTATCAACCCaa ATGCTTGGTTATGGCTGGGCAGGAATTTTCAGGaagtttttggttgattcaCCTTACATGTGGTGGCCTGCCAATCTAGTTCAAGTCTCACTATTCAGGGCTCTGCATGAACATGAAAAAAGACCTAAACGTGGTTTAACAAGGCTACAATTCTTCCTTTTAGTCCTAGTATCAAGTTTCGCATACTATATAGTCCCCAATTATCTATTCCCTTCTATTACTGCCCTCTCCTTCGTTTGTTGGATATGGAAGGACTCTGTCACGGCCCAACAAATCGGTTCGGGACTTAAAGGTCTTGGAGTGGGTGCATTCGCCATCGATTGGTCCACGGTTGCTGGTTTTCTTGGAAGCCCTTTAGCCACCCCGGGATTCGCCATAATCAACATATTGGTGGGCTATGTTGGGGTTGTTTACGTATTAATTCCTATCGCTTATTGGACAAACATGTTTCAAGCAAAGAAATATCCCCTGTTCTCGTCGCATGTTTTCGATGATCAAGGGTTGCCTTACAACGTCTCAATTGTATTGAACCAAACGTTGTTTGAGTTCGACTTGGAAGGATACAATGGTTATAGTAGGGTTAACCTTAGCATCTTCTTCGCTTTCCTTTACGGGTTAAGTTTCGCAACTTTGGCCGCCACCGTATCTCATGTCCTCCTTTTTCACGGCAg GAGTATTTGGCAACAATCGAAGGCGTCGTTTGAGGACAAATTCGGGGATGTTCATACGAGAATAATGAGAAAGAACTATGACCCGGTTCCTCAATGGTGGTTCTACTCATTGATGGTATTGGTAACAGGTCTAGCCATGTTGGCTTGTGAAGGGTTCGGGAGGCAGTTACAGTTACCTTATTGGGGAGTCATCTTGGCAATGTCTTTAGCTTTCCTCTTCACTCTTCCTGTTGGTGTCATTACAGCCACCACTAACCAG CAACCCGGATTAAATGTCATAACCGAGCTTATAATAGGATACATTTACCCCGGGAAGCCTCTGGCCAATGTCGCGTTTAAAACATACGGTTACATAAGCATGTCGCAAGCGATCATGTTTCTGTCTGATTTCAAATTGGGACATTACATGAAAATCCCTCCCAAATCCATGTTCGTGGTTCAGTTGGTGGGGACAGTTGTGGCATCTTCAGTCTACTTTGGAACAGCCTGGTGGCTACTAACGACGGTTGATTACATCTGTCATCCAGAAAGTTTACCGGAGGGCAGTCCGTGGACATGCCCCGGCGACGATGTATTCTACAACGCATCCGTGATATGGGGAGTTGTGTCTCCACTCAGAATGTTCGGTCGGCTGGGGAACTACATGGCGATGAATTACTTCTTCTTAATTGGAGCCCTGGCCCCTGTTCCTGTTTGGATTCTGTCGAGAATATACCCGGAGAAGAAATGGATCAGGCTGATTAACATGCCGGTTATACTGGGTGGCGCCGGAGCTATGCCGCCGGCAAGGGCGGTGAATTATAATTGCTGGCTTGCGGTTGGTATATTGTTTAACTTGGTGGTGTATAGGAAATATAAAGGGTGGTGGGCGAGACATAATTATGTGTTGTCTGCGGGTTTGGACGCTGGAGTGGCGTTTATGGCGATATTGAGTTATTTTGCGTTACAGTTTAGGAATATTAATGGGATTGGATGGTGGGGATTGGAATTGGATGATCATTGTGATTTGGGAGGATGTCCTACTGCTCCTGGTATTAAGGTTGATAATTGTCCTGTCTTCAATTGA
- the LOC124913793 gene encoding serine/threonine-protein kinase D6PK-like, translating into MEESKGSLTDSEKKHPISSLTDKLSDLNMNSSDAERKSSQHGKVSDGSGNKKSSDRSFLDLVESAKSSMCRGSTSTDASEESTCSNFSSSINKPHKANDMRWEAIQLVRNRDGNLGLSHFRLLKKLGCGDIGSVYLAELSGAKCYFAMKVMDKASLASRKKLSRSQTEREILQMLDHPFLPTLYTHFESDKFSCLVMEFCPGGDLHTLRQMQSGKHFTEQAVKFYVAEILLALEYLHMLGIVYRDLKPENVLVREDGHIMLSDFDLSLRCAVSPTLLKMSSVESNSLQKNSGYCVQPACIQPSCIQPSCVVPTTCFSPRFFSSKSKKERKAKNDIGNQVTPLPELIAEPTGTKSMSFVGTHEYLAPEIIKGEGHGSAVDWWTLGIFLYELFFGKTPFKGSGNRATLFNVVGQPLRFPESPVVSFGARDLIRGLLVKEPQNRLAYKKGATEIKQHPFFEGVNWALIRCATPPEIPKPVDFERLSAPPTPAQGHAQAPAPVEKKPMVVVAVAAPPPSAAPAAAQKNGDNYLEFDFF; encoded by the exons ATGGAGGAGAGTAAAGGATCATTAACAGATTCTGAAAAGAAACATCCTATTAGTTCTCTTACTGATAAACTATCAGATTTGAATATGAATAGTAGTGAtgcagaaaggaaatcttctcAACATGGAAAAGTAAGCGATGGGAGTGGGAATAAGAAGTCTAGTGATCGTAGCTTTCTGGATCTGGTGGAGAGTGCTAAGAGCAGTATGTGTAGAGGAAGCACTAGCACAGATGCTAGCGAAGAAAGCACTTGTAGCAACTTTAGTAGCAGCATCAACAAGCCACATAAAGCTAATGATATGAGATGGGAAGCTATTCAATTGGTTCGAAATAGAGATGGGAATTTGGGATTGAGCCATTTCAGGCTCTTGAAGAAATTGGGTTGTGGTGACATTGGAAGCGTTTATCTAGCTGAGTTGAGTGGGGCTAAGTGTTACTTCGCCATGAAAGTTATGGATAAAGCTTCTCTAGCTAGTCGAAAGAAACTCTCCCGTTCTCAGACTGAACGGGAGATTCTTCAGATGTTGGATCATCCCTTCCTTCCAACTCTTTACACTCATTTTGAATCAGACAAGTTCTCTTGTCTTGTAATGGAGTTTTGCCCAGGTGGAGATTTGCACACTCTCCGACAAATGCAGTCCGGGAAACACTTCACCGAGCAAGCTGTGAA ATTTTATGTTGCGGAAATCCTCCTAGCACTCGAGTATCTACACATGCTGGGGATTGTCTATCGCGATCTCAAGCCAGAAAACGTGCTCGTGAGAGAGGATGGTCACATAATGCTATCGGATTTTGATCTTTCCCTCCGTTGTGCAGTCAGCCCGACGCTTCTGAAAATGTCTTCTGTTGAATCCAATTCTCTTCAAAAGAATTCCGGTTATTGTGTTCAACCTGCTTGCATTCAACCGTCTTGTATCCAACCGTCTTGTGTGGTTCCCACGACATGTTTCTCTCCGCGGTTCTTCTCCAGCAAGTCTAAGAAGGAGCGAAAGGCAAAAAACGACATAGGAAACCAGGTGACACCACTTCCCGAGCTGATTGCAGAGCCAACGGGTACTAAATCTATGTCGTTTGTTGGCACCCATGAATACTTGGCACCTGAAATCATCAAAGGAGAGGGACATGGTAGTGCTGTTGATTGGTGGACTCTGGGGATCTTTCTTTACGAACTATTTTTTGGTAAAACACCTTTCAAAGGATCTGGAAATCGCGCCACTTTGTTTAACGTGGTTGGACAGCCTCTCAGATTTCCGGAGTCTCCAGTTGTGAGTTTTGGTGCAAGGGATCTTATTAGGGGTTTGCTTGTTAAGGAACCACAGAATAGACTGGCTTACAAAAAGGGTGCTACTGAGATTAAACAGCATCCTTTCTTTGAAGGTGTTAACTGGGCACTGATTCGATGTGCGACTCCGCCTGAAATTCCAAAACCAGTCGACTTTGAGCGACTGTCGGCTCCTCCTACTCCGGCTCAGGGTCACGCTCAAGCGCCAGCTCCGGTTGAAAAGAAACCAATGGTGGTGGTTGCGGTTGCTGCTCCTCCTCCTTCTGCTGCTCCGGCTGCTGCTCAGAAGAATGGAGATAACTATCTGGAGTTTGATTTCTTCTAG